The following proteins are encoded in a genomic region of Papaver somniferum cultivar HN1 unplaced genomic scaffold, ASM357369v1 unplaced-scaffold_10, whole genome shotgun sequence:
- the LOC113326632 gene encoding uncharacterized protein LOC113326632 — MVKNSDDENEVQWISKEAQIRHEKMLELYQQVQQGIAEGSQPHEELDIFNEVIGAKRYKRQRGSSASSSNGVVNEFRDLIETLNEKIKSQEDQILKYQDEIKEMKDENQKMKDDNALRSRKICLVDSVLCLVDSVLLRLCLITFPFHHRSTINERSR, encoded by the exons ATGGtaaaaaattctgatgatgaaaacgAGGTGCAGTGGATAAGTAAGGAAGCCCAAATAAGACAT GAGAAGATGCTTGAGCTGTATCAACAAGTTCAACAAGGAATTGCAGAGGGATCTCAACCACATGAAGAGTTAGATATTTTTAATGAAGTGATTGGTGCTAAAAGATACAAAAGACAACGTGGTTCTTCGGCTTCATCTTCTAATGGAGTGGTGAATGAGTTTCGTGATTTGATTGAGACATTGAATGAAAAGATTAAAAGCCAGGAGGACCAGATTTTGAAATATCAAGATGAAATCAAGGAAATGAAAGATGAGAATCAGAAAATGAAGGATGACAATGCTCTGCGTTCAAGGAAGATATGTTTAGTCGACTCGGTTTTATGTTTAGTCGACTCGGTTTTGCTCCGGCTATGCTTAATAACCTTCCCATTCCACCACAGGAGCACAATTAATGAAAGGTCCAGATGA